A window of the Burkholderiales bacterium genome harbors these coding sequences:
- the rpsM gene encoding 30S ribosomal protein S13, producing the protein MARIAGVNIPNHQHAEIALTAIFGIGRSRARQICSVAGVNSAAKIKDLSDGDMDKLRDLVGKLTVEGDLRREVSMNIKRLMDLGCYRGLRHRRGLPVRGQRTRTNARTRKGPRKAVRAAK; encoded by the coding sequence ATGGCGCGTATCGCAGGCGTAAACATTCCGAATCACCAGCACGCGGAGATCGCATTGACGGCAATCTTCGGCATAGGCCGCAGCCGGGCGCGCCAGATCTGTTCGGTCGCTGGCGTGAATTCAGCCGCGAAGATCAAGGATTTATCCGATGGGGATATGGATAAACTACGCGACTTGGTCGGCAAGCTCACGGTGGAAGGCGATTTGCGGCGCGAAGTGTCGATGAACATCAAGCGCCTGATGGATCTCGGATGTTATCGCGGCCTTCGCCACCGTCGCGGGCTGCCGGTACGCGGTCAACGCACTCGCACCAACGCACGCACGCGCAAAGGTCCGCGCAAAGCAGTTCGCGCAGCAAAATAA
- the infA gene encoding translation initiation factor IF-1: MAKEDTIQMQGEILETLPNATFRVKLENGHVVLGHISGKMRMHYIRILPGDKVTVELTPYDLSRARIVFRAK; the protein is encoded by the coding sequence ATGGCTAAGGAAGACACGATACAGATGCAGGGTGAGATACTCGAAACCCTGCCGAACGCAACCTTCCGCGTCAAACTTGAAAACGGACATGTCGTGCTCGGGCATATCTCCGGAAAAATGCGTATGCACTATATCCGCATATTGCCTGGCGACAAGGTTACGGTGGAGTTGACGCCATACGATTTGAGCCGGGCGCGCATAGTGTTCCGCGCGAAATAG
- the secY gene encoding preprotein translocase subunit SecY, translating into MAANSSVLGMSGKLGDLKQRLLFLLGALVVYRIGAHIPVPGIDPVQLAELFKSQQGGILDMFNMFSGGALSRFTIFALGIMPYISASIIMQLMTVVSPQLEQLKKEGEAGRRKITQYTRYGTLVLAVFQGFGIAVALESQRGLVLDPGIAFRLVTMLTLVTGTMFLMWLGEQITERGIGNGISLIIFAGIAAGLPQAIGGTLELARTGAFSIPLVIALFVGAALVTAFVVFVERGQRKIQVNYAKRQVGRKIFGGQTSHLPLKLNMSGVIPPIFASSIILFPATLAGWFGSSENMTWLRDIGGTLSPGQPIYVMLYAAAIIFFCFFYTALVFNPKDTAENLKKSGAFVPGIRPGEQTARYIERIMLRLTLAGAIYITFVCLLPEFLIVKYNVPFYFGGTSLLIIVVVTMDFMAQVQAYIMSHQYESLLKKASFKGGAFPTR; encoded by the coding sequence ATGGCAGCCAACTCTTCCGTTCTGGGCATGTCGGGCAAATTAGGCGATCTGAAACAACGATTGCTGTTTTTGCTTGGCGCACTCGTCGTTTATCGCATCGGCGCGCATATCCCCGTGCCCGGGATCGATCCGGTGCAACTCGCGGAGCTGTTCAAAAGCCAGCAGGGCGGCATCCTCGACATGTTCAACATGTTTTCCGGAGGCGCGCTGTCCCGCTTCACGATTTTCGCGCTCGGCATCATGCCGTATATTTCCGCATCCATCATCATGCAGTTGATGACCGTGGTTTCGCCGCAGCTCGAGCAGCTGAAAAAAGAAGGCGAAGCGGGCCGACGTAAAATTACGCAGTACACGCGCTACGGCACACTCGTGCTGGCGGTTTTCCAGGGCTTCGGTATTGCTGTTGCCCTTGAATCGCAGCGCGGACTGGTGCTCGATCCGGGTATCGCATTCCGGCTGGTCACCATGCTGACGCTGGTGACGGGAACGATGTTCCTGATGTGGCTGGGCGAACAGATCACTGAGCGCGGTATCGGCAACGGCATTTCGTTGATCATATTCGCGGGCATCGCTGCGGGTTTGCCGCAGGCGATAGGCGGGACTCTGGAATTGGCGCGTACCGGCGCGTTTTCGATTCCGCTGGTAATCGCCTTGTTCGTAGGGGCTGCGCTGGTGACGGCATTTGTCGTTTTTGTCGAGCGCGGGCAACGAAAAATACAAGTCAATTATGCGAAGCGCCAAGTCGGGCGCAAGATTTTCGGCGGGCAGACTTCGCATCTACCGCTGAAGCTGAACATGTCCGGCGTTATTCCGCCGATATTCGCATCGAGCATCATTTTGTTTCCAGCGACGCTGGCGGGCTGGTTCGGCTCCAGTGAAAACATGACGTGGCTCAGGGATATCGGCGGAACCTTGAGCCCCGGGCAGCCTATCTACGTCATGCTGTACGCAGCCGCCATCATATTTTTCTGCTTTTTTTACACGGCGCTCGTGTTCAATCCGAAAGATACCGCCGAGAATCTTAAAAAGAGCGGCGCTTTCGTTCCGGGCATACGGCCGGGCGAGCAAACCGCGCGTTACATCGAGCGCATCATGCTCAGGCTGACGCTCGCGGGCGCAATTTACATAACGTTCGTGTGCCTGCTACCCGAGTTTTTGATCGTCAAATACAACGTACCGTTTTATTTCGGCGGAACCAGTTTGCTGATCATCGTCGTCGTAACCATGGACTTCATGGCGCAGGTGCAGGCCTACATCATGTCCCACCAGTATGAGAGTCTGCTGAAAAAAGCGAGCTTCAAGGGCGGCGCCTTCCCGACGCGTTGA
- the rpmJ gene encoding 50S ribosomal protein L36 encodes MRVQASVKKICRKCKIIRRNRVVRVICTNPRHKQRQG; translated from the coding sequence ATGAGAGTACAGGCATCAGTCAAGAAGATTTGCCGCAAGTGCAAGATTATCCGGCGCAATCGCGTCGTCCGGGTCATTTGCACGAATCCCCGCCACAAGCAGCGGCAAGGCTAG